One Lentisphaera araneosa HTCC2155 DNA window includes the following coding sequences:
- a CDS encoding transposase, with product MDDRTSLTNQLTALLKIYYPQALKVVGNHLYAEIFMEFLDKYPSPQSILNAHQIGITKFFNKRSTSSKKTKERVKALRSSIVVVHDKDELDCYVFVARQFCVRIKSLNEVIKAYEKKILKIYTEHEDYELFHSFPGAGPSIGPRLMAFFGDDRERFQSVEEVLKTSEVAPVTIQSGKMNIVRRRLLCDRFTQLSFVEFANNSIRSSIWAHEFYYHKKALNMPHFCILRALAYKWIRIMYRCWKTRTNYCEKTYLQVLEKRKPAWYQKVMN from the coding sequence GTGGATGATCGAACAAGTTTAACTAATCAATTAACTGCGTTGCTTAAAATTTATTATCCACAAGCCCTTAAAGTAGTTGGCAACCATCTGTACGCAGAAATATTTATGGAATTCCTAGATAAGTATCCAAGTCCGCAGTCGATTCTTAATGCCCATCAAATTGGGATCACGAAATTTTTTAATAAGAGAAGTACCAGTAGTAAAAAAACAAAAGAAAGAGTTAAAGCCTTACGTAGTTCTATTGTTGTTGTACACGATAAAGATGAGTTAGACTGTTATGTATTCGTAGCTCGACAATTCTGTGTGCGAATCAAAAGCTTGAATGAAGTTATTAAAGCTTATGAGAAAAAGATTTTGAAGATCTATACAGAACATGAGGACTATGAACTATTTCATTCCTTTCCAGGAGCAGGACCAAGTATTGGACCTCGACTCATGGCTTTCTTTGGAGATGATAGAGAACGTTTTCAATCAGTAGAAGAAGTCTTAAAGACTAGTGAAGTAGCACCTGTAACAATTCAGAGTGGAAAGATGAATATTGTGAGAAGGAGGCTTTTGTGTGATAGATTCACTCAGCTTAGCTTTGTGGAATTTGCTAACAATTCAATCCGATCATCTATCTGGGCTCATGAATTTTATTATCACAAAAAAGCTCTCAATATGCCTCATTTTTGCATCTTAAGAGCTTTAGCATACAAATGGATAAGAATTATGTACCGATGCTGGAAAACGAGGACTAACTACTGTGAAAAAACCTATTTGCAGGTTTTAGAAAAAAGAAAACCAGCGTGGTATCAAAAAGTTATGAATTAA
- a CDS encoding YkgJ family cysteine cluster protein, which translates to MKEEFSCRPGCGACCTAISISAAIPGVNGVKLAGQRCPQLDEDNLCLLWDNPLRPKVCNSYQASREYCGDSNSEALKLLESLETATNG; encoded by the coding sequence ATGAAAGAAGAATTTTCTTGTCGTCCGGGTTGTGGCGCTTGTTGTACTGCCATTAGTATTTCTGCGGCTATCCCTGGAGTTAATGGGGTGAAGCTAGCGGGTCAACGATGTCCTCAGCTCGATGAAGATAATCTCTGCTTGCTCTGGGATAATCCTCTGAGGCCCAAAGTTTGTAATAGCTATCAGGCTTCACGGGAATATTGCGGAGATAGCAATAGCGAAGCTTTGAAGCTTTTAGAAAGCCTAGAAACAGCAACGAATGGCTAG
- a CDS encoding IS3 family transposase, with protein sequence MNSHFTVKQLCNHLHMSRQNFYKNKSLSTKKEVDRKLVIDLIKEQRCIQSELGIRKLQNMLVDNFKENSIQIGRDRLFDIAREERLLIKRKRKYCRTTDSRHRFKVYKNLIKDKVLTAPNQVWVCDITYIRVAKSFVYLALITDAFSRKIIAYNVGESLEAVGCIKALKMALKSLPKGSYPIHHSDRGSQYCCHDYIEILTNRNLPVSMTEENHCYENSKAERVNGILKYEYHLRETFKNFKDAKKAIKQAIYLYNNCRPHTALEYSFPSVVHETQCA encoded by the coding sequence ATGAATAGCCACTTTACTGTTAAACAACTTTGTAATCACCTCCATATGAGTCGGCAAAATTTCTATAAAAATAAATCTTTAAGCACCAAAAAAGAAGTAGATAGAAAACTTGTGATCGATCTTATTAAAGAACAACGTTGCATTCAATCTGAGCTCGGAATTCGAAAGCTGCAGAATATGTTAGTAGATAACTTCAAAGAGAATTCTATACAGATAGGACGAGATCGCTTATTCGATATAGCTCGCGAAGAACGCCTATTAATCAAAAGAAAGAGGAAGTACTGTCGAACTACTGACTCTAGGCATCGTTTTAAAGTCTACAAAAATCTAATAAAGGATAAGGTGTTAACCGCACCTAACCAGGTGTGGGTTTGTGATATAACCTACATCAGAGTTGCAAAAAGCTTTGTTTATCTAGCGTTAATCACAGATGCCTTCTCTAGAAAAATTATTGCTTATAATGTGGGAGAGAGTTTAGAAGCTGTAGGATGTATCAAAGCATTAAAGATGGCTTTAAAAAGTCTCCCAAAAGGGTCATACCCCATCCATCACTCTGACCGTGGGTCTCAGTACTGCTGTCACGATTACATTGAAATCTTGACGAATAGAAATCTTCCTGTCAGTATGACTGAAGAAAACCATTGCTATGAAAATTCAAAAGCTGAAAGAGTCAACGGAATACTGAAGTATGAATATCATTTACGCGAAACATTTAAGAACTTTAAAGATGCTAAAAAAGCAATTAAGCAGGCTATTTACTTATACAATAATTGTCGCCCTCATACAGCTTTGGAATATTCATTTCCAAGTGTTGTTCATGAAACACAATGTGCATAA
- the secG gene encoding preprotein translocase subunit SecG, translating to MSSVLLAIVVLLAVLIIVSVLMQPSKADGGLGGLASGMTSDVLGASSNDFLAKATWWMFGIFVVACLFFGKMKATENAEKLQERNTKSALELTVPAKAEEAAPAKAEEAAPAKAE from the coding sequence GTTCAGTATTACTCGCAATTGTTGTTTTGCTTGCTGTTTTGATCATCGTATCAGTGTTGATGCAACCCTCGAAAGCCGACGGTGGACTTGGCGGTTTAGCCTCGGGCATGACGTCTGATGTTTTGGGTGCTAGCTCAAATGACTTTTTAGCTAAGGCAACTTGGTGGATGTTCGGTATTTTTGTTGTGGCTTGCCTTTTCTTCGGAAAAATGAAAGCAACTGAAAATGCGGAAAAACTTCAAGAGAGGAACACTAAATCGGCTCTCGAACTAACGGTTCCAGCAAAAGCTGAAGAAGCAGCTCCAGCAAAAGCTGAAGAAGCAGCTCCAGCAAAAGCTGAATAA
- a CDS encoding 2OG-Fe(II) oxygenase family protein produces MWLNHERTSNSAVVTYRESLLNSCPNHLVIDKLFNEDQLDAVVKILQQEHYWKSQRHSYSSLYVDQDEWQKTSYDQRFVQRDLWQGKMLKPSLAQDFLFFLRGGEFMSFLSGIFNVHLTDKTVADPEINTNYFRLGPDDFVEQHADDSPGREVCMLLYLNKSWNYHSGGELTFKSSGDDPLMISPLYNRCILFDPSSKGSEHWVEKFKANPSVQHRYNVTSWYWSK; encoded by the coding sequence ATGTGGTTGAATCATGAGCGAACAAGCAATTCTGCTGTAGTGACCTACCGCGAATCTTTGTTAAATTCCTGCCCAAACCACCTTGTGATCGATAAGTTATTTAATGAAGATCAACTCGATGCCGTCGTAAAGATTTTACAGCAAGAACATTATTGGAAAAGTCAAAGGCATAGCTACTCCTCTTTATATGTCGATCAGGATGAATGGCAAAAAACCAGCTATGATCAACGTTTTGTTCAGCGCGATCTTTGGCAAGGAAAAATGCTCAAACCCAGTTTAGCTCAAGACTTTTTATTCTTTTTACGTGGGGGTGAATTCATGTCCTTCTTATCAGGTATTTTCAATGTACACTTAACTGATAAGACGGTTGCTGATCCAGAAATTAATACGAACTATTTTCGCTTAGGTCCTGACGACTTTGTTGAGCAACACGCTGATGATTCACCCGGAAGAGAAGTCTGCATGCTGCTCTACTTAAATAAAAGTTGGAACTATCATTCTGGAGGTGAGCTCACTTTTAAAAGTAGCGGCGATGATCCTCTAATGATTAGCCCTCTTTATAATCGCTGCATCTTATTTGACCCGTCCTCAAAAGGATCCGAACACTGGGTCGAAAAATTTAAAGCTAATCCTTCAGTGCAACACCGCTATAACGTCACTAGTTGGTACTGGTCGAAATAA
- a CDS encoding ABC transporter ATP-binding protein — translation MAEVNLNKLKKVYDGGVIAVHESDLHIEDKEFMVLVGPSGCGKSTTLRMIAGLEEISGGELKIGERLVNDVPPKDRDIAMVFQNYALYPHMTVYDNMAFGLKLRKTPKAEIDKRVRDAAESLELSEYLKRKPKALSGGQRQRVALGRAIVRDPAVFLLDEPLSNLDAKMRVSMRKELKLLHQRLQTTMIYVTHDQVEAMTLGNRICVMSHGYIQQVGKPLDVYDYPVNKFVAGFIGTPTMNFLEGELLVEGQKTFFTSDHTRIELPSDKADKCQSYLGKATFGVRPEKLTITKDKPEGLSFSGKVEFIEKLGDTQQVFLKVGEQSVTASAEAHFDIEAGDDVYLLPDMERIHIFAGEGENNITL, via the coding sequence ATGGCCGAAGTTAATCTAAACAAGCTTAAGAAAGTCTACGATGGTGGAGTTATTGCCGTTCACGAATCAGATCTTCATATTGAAGACAAAGAATTTATGGTTTTAGTGGGTCCATCAGGCTGTGGTAAATCAACGACCTTGCGTATGATTGCGGGCCTAGAGGAAATCTCGGGTGGCGAGCTCAAAATTGGTGAGCGCCTGGTCAATGATGTTCCACCTAAAGATCGCGATATTGCCATGGTTTTTCAAAACTACGCTCTTTACCCCCACATGACGGTCTATGATAATATGGCTTTTGGCCTCAAGCTAAGAAAAACGCCTAAAGCGGAAATTGATAAACGTGTTCGTGATGCAGCGGAATCACTCGAACTCAGCGAATACCTTAAACGTAAGCCTAAAGCTCTATCTGGTGGCCAACGTCAGCGTGTGGCATTAGGGCGTGCCATTGTGCGTGACCCCGCAGTTTTCTTATTAGATGAACCACTTTCAAACCTAGATGCTAAAATGCGTGTAAGTATGCGTAAGGAACTCAAGCTACTTCACCAACGCCTGCAAACCACGATGATTTATGTAACGCACGACCAAGTTGAAGCAATGACACTCGGTAACCGCATTTGTGTCATGAGTCACGGTTATATTCAACAGGTGGGTAAACCCTTAGATGTCTATGATTACCCAGTCAATAAATTTGTGGCGGGTTTTATTGGAACACCCACAATGAATTTCCTAGAAGGTGAATTACTTGTGGAAGGGCAGAAAACATTCTTTACCAGTGACCATACACGTATTGAGCTTCCGAGTGACAAAGCCGATAAATGTCAATCTTACCTCGGCAAAGCTACCTTCGGTGTGCGTCCAGAAAAACTGACAATCACTAAAGACAAACCCGAGGGACTCTCTTTCTCTGGTAAAGTCGAATTCATTGAGAAATTAGGTGATACTCAACAAGTATTCTTAAAAGTAGGGGAGCAATCAGTTACGGCATCGGCAGAGGCACATTTTGATATTGAAGCGGGAGATGATGTGTATTTACTTCCCGACATGGAGAGAATTCATATCTTCGCGGGTGAAGGCGAGAATAACATCACGCTTTAA
- a CDS encoding SDR family NAD(P)-dependent oxidoreductase, with product MNTRKNILIAGADGALGKALRIHFEKENYYVWSLSRSAKSANEQQFCVDLLNEESYESFKIQLDEQKLNFHGVIQCAGILHNGENMPEKQLSEISAKWLQHSMNVNVLSHIKLAQALENHIEGKESFFWASLSAMVGSIGDNSLGGWYSYRMSKAALNMFIHNLSIEWKRKNRQACIVSIHPGTTDSAMSKPFKVRPDKLYSPELSAQRIYSVLTKITPEQNGQFLNWDGTSIVW from the coding sequence ATGAACACACGAAAAAATATACTCATTGCCGGGGCTGACGGCGCTCTAGGTAAAGCCTTAAGGATCCACTTTGAGAAAGAGAATTATTATGTATGGAGCTTGAGCCGAAGTGCTAAGTCAGCAAATGAACAACAATTTTGTGTTGATTTACTCAATGAAGAAAGTTATGAGTCTTTCAAAATCCAATTAGACGAACAAAAACTCAATTTTCATGGGGTGATCCAATGTGCGGGCATCCTGCATAATGGGGAGAATATGCCTGAAAAACAATTGAGTGAAATTAGCGCTAAATGGCTGCAACATAGCATGAATGTAAATGTTTTATCTCACATAAAGTTAGCTCAAGCACTGGAAAATCACATTGAAGGTAAAGAAAGTTTTTTCTGGGCTTCATTGTCGGCAATGGTGGGAAGCATCGGTGATAATTCCCTAGGTGGTTGGTACTCGTATCGCATGAGTAAGGCTGCACTGAATATGTTCATCCACAACCTCTCGATAGAATGGAAACGTAAAAATCGTCAAGCCTGTATTGTTTCTATTCATCCAGGAACAACTGATTCCGCCATGTCAAAACCCTTCAAGGTACGCCCCGACAAACTCTATAGTCCTGAGCTCAGTGCTCAAAGAATTTATTCAGTTCTCACTAAGATAACACCCGAACAAAATGGTCAATTTTTAAATTGGGATGGGACTTCTATTGTATGGTAG
- a CDS encoding helix-turn-helix domain-containing protein: MKSFSTDIKDLSTGHLLILLEGELVIMCEGENRARSVGDLELIKENQFECKQVSESHKVLMIQANSDALYIEEADELSLALIYEDFFLQQKSQSYLEKSAQYILERLTLSSDQTQSSLSIIEQITQYIQNNLDDKLSIEVICEEFELNKTKLIKLFKDNDLGSVMTYVKSLRFQKAKSLLENSEQSISLIAASCGFVDCASFSHFFKKHADKSPSQIRKERDWLM; encoded by the coding sequence ATGAAAAGCTTTTCCACAGATATTAAAGACCTCAGTACTGGCCACTTACTCATACTTTTAGAAGGTGAGCTAGTCATTATGTGTGAAGGTGAGAATCGGGCTAGGTCAGTTGGCGATCTTGAATTGATTAAAGAGAATCAATTTGAGTGTAAGCAAGTTAGCGAGAGTCACAAAGTGTTGATGATTCAGGCCAATAGTGACGCTCTTTATATAGAGGAAGCCGATGAGTTGAGTCTAGCACTCATTTACGAAGACTTTTTTTTACAGCAGAAGTCACAAAGTTATCTGGAAAAGTCCGCTCAATATATTTTGGAAAGATTAACACTTTCGTCTGATCAGACTCAATCCAGCCTAAGCATCATTGAACAAATTACACAGTACATCCAAAATAACCTCGATGATAAATTGAGTATTGAAGTCATTTGTGAAGAGTTTGAACTGAATAAAACGAAGTTAATCAAACTCTTTAAAGACAATGATTTAGGTTCCGTTATGACCTATGTTAAAAGTTTGCGCTTTCAAAAGGCAAAATCACTCTTGGAGAATAGCGAGCAATCCATTTCACTGATTGCTGCTAGTTGTGGGTTTGTTGACTGTGCGAGTTTCAGCCACTTCTTTAAAAAGCATGCGGACAAATCCCCGAGTCAAATTCGCAAGGAACGCGACTGGCTCATGTAG
- a CDS encoding SRPBCC family protein: MYKLYRQIKLKVSKEQCWDFFSAPENLKVITPDYMGFDIIEGGGKEMYEGQIIAYTVSPLFNFKVKWVTEITHVRQGEFFVDEQRFGPYKFWHHKHFFEEIAGGVLCTDEIHYMPPFKLIAPLLNKLTIESKLKEIFDYREKVLVERFDRID, from the coding sequence ATGTATAAACTCTATCGTCAGATCAAGCTAAAAGTCAGTAAAGAGCAATGTTGGGATTTTTTCTCTGCCCCCGAAAACCTAAAAGTCATTACACCCGATTACATGGGTTTTGATATTATTGAGGGAGGAGGTAAAGAGATGTATGAAGGGCAAATCATCGCCTACACAGTGAGCCCGCTCTTTAATTTTAAAGTCAAGTGGGTCACCGAAATAACGCATGTGCGCCAAGGTGAATTTTTTGTGGATGAGCAGCGCTTTGGGCCCTATAAATTTTGGCACCATAAACACTTTTTTGAAGAAATAGCTGGTGGTGTTTTATGTACGGATGAAATTCACTATATGCCCCCCTTCAAACTGATTGCCCCCCTACTGAATAAATTAACGATTGAGAGCAAACTCAAAGAAATTTTTGACTATCGGGAAAAGGTTCTTGTTGAACGTTTTGACCGTATCGACTGA
- a CDS encoding transposase, translating to MKDTIRYSESFKQKVVNEISKGKFISCGEASQAYGISGSCTVRAWVKKYGRTDLLPKVIKVETENDIDEIKALKKHIAELEKTVTELAISDVMNKAYFDIACDEFGVSDKEAFKKKVGVKRSKESDQ from the coding sequence ATGAAAGATACAATAAGATATAGTGAATCATTTAAACAAAAAGTGGTAAACGAGATCTCCAAAGGTAAATTTATAAGCTGTGGAGAAGCGAGCCAAGCTTATGGGATATCAGGCTCTTGTACAGTAAGAGCCTGGGTCAAAAAGTATGGTAGAACAGACTTATTACCAAAGGTGATTAAAGTGGAAACAGAAAATGATATTGATGAGATTAAAGCTCTTAAAAAGCATATTGCTGAGTTAGAGAAAACAGTAACCGAACTAGCGATAAGTGATGTTATGAATAAAGCTTACTTTGATATAGCTTGTGATGAGTTCGGCGTATCTGATAAAGAAGCCTTCAAAAAAAAAGTCGGTGTGAAGCGGTCAAAAGAGTCAGATCAATGA